The Campylobacter concisus nucleotide sequence ATGTCTTTTAATCAAATTTTTAAACCCAAGATCATAAATTTGCCAAAATATAAAACTATAAATTGTCACGCAGGTAAATTGCCGTTTTATCGAGGCAGAAATATCCTAAACTGGGCTTTGATAAATGACGAAAAAGAATTTGGAATAACTGTACATTATATGGATACTGGTATAGATACCGGTGATATAATCTTGCAAAAATGTTTTGATATAACAGACAACGATGACTACAAAAGCATACTAACAAAAGCGCATAGCGAGTGTGCAAACATACTATATCAGGCGATATGTCTATTTAAAAACGGTAAAGCAGAGTCCAAAAAACAAGAGGATGTTGGGTTTTACTGCTCAAGACGTATAGAAGGCGATGAAAATTTAAATTTTAACCAAACAAGCAGAGAAGTATTTAATTTTGTACGTGCCATTTGTTATCCAGCCATAGTAGCAAGGGCATTTCTAAATGGCAAAGAGATGAAAATAAATAAAGTAGAACTTATAAAAGATGCACCACTATATAAATGTATC carries:
- a CDS encoding methionyl-tRNA formyltransferase, with the translated sequence MKLKIGYFADGIWSHNAFDKLIKDKDIEIEFICARYDSNDEKLLNYANEFKIDYLKHKDINSDEFIDRIKQYDCDLFVSMSFNQIFKPKIINLPKYKTINCHAGKLPFYRGRNILNWALINDEKEFGITVHYMDTGIDTGDIILQKCFDITDNDDYKSILTKAHSECANILYQAICLFKNGKAESKKQEDVGFYCSRRIEGDENLNFNQTSREVFNFVRAICYPAIVARAFLNGKEMKINKVELIKDAPLYKCIPGAILCKDGDTFLVKTQDSFVKVVEYEYDGKIKVGDRFDVK